A single window of Nocardia sp. NBC_01327 DNA harbors:
- a CDS encoding MinD/ParA family ATP-binding protein codes for MDNDIESGTDTAERDDYTAEQPVDLRRQRLRIGSDDGSRGISEDTDPSAGTEPGDDDPVGVMQDERDPYGVGEQNLAGPGEPSADEVAAVREARLAMLLKPAAGVHTDPARWGWRGRANAFGLRMRPRRRGDEVAYRQAVERIRQPLPGTPVVVVANPKGGSGKTPAAVLLSALFGRHRGGRVVAWDAHEACGSLAARTACCPSEHTVWDVLGYARELCTANADASGLARFLQRQPTLDEILASDQTPGGSVCIGREECAAILAVLRRHREVVIVDTGSNDRAEGFRWAVANATQLVVPIIGRRDVIVSALRLLDGIAEDGHEDLAARAVIALCGGGSQQAEITDTLASAGITRVVPVPFDPVLAGGERIVVSRLGRQSVRAWTEVAATVADSVAETLAARHLPMQSRFVPDTRWTASADEATHQRLLAYALREGQLSRSRTVRTPASCAPVEDLDPGW; via the coding sequence ACACCGCTGAACGTGACGACTACACCGCTGAGCAACCGGTAGATCTGCGCAGGCAGCGACTGCGGATCGGCAGCGACGACGGCAGCCGCGGAATCAGCGAGGACACAGATCCCTCGGCGGGCACCGAACCCGGCGACGACGACCCAGTCGGGGTGATGCAGGACGAACGCGACCCGTACGGGGTCGGTGAGCAGAATTTGGCCGGACCCGGGGAGCCCTCGGCGGACGAGGTCGCAGCGGTCCGTGAGGCTCGACTGGCGATGCTGCTCAAGCCCGCAGCAGGAGTACACACCGACCCAGCTCGCTGGGGCTGGCGGGGGCGAGCCAACGCGTTCGGACTCCGTATGCGGCCTCGCCGGCGCGGGGACGAGGTGGCATATCGGCAGGCAGTGGAACGTATCCGCCAGCCGCTGCCCGGCACCCCGGTAGTCGTGGTCGCGAATCCGAAGGGCGGCAGCGGCAAAACTCCCGCGGCGGTGTTGCTGTCTGCGCTGTTCGGCCGCCATCGCGGTGGCCGCGTGGTGGCCTGGGATGCTCACGAAGCGTGCGGGAGTCTCGCCGCGCGGACGGCCTGCTGCCCGAGCGAGCACACCGTGTGGGATGTGCTCGGCTATGCCCGAGAACTGTGCACCGCCAACGCTGACGCGTCCGGGCTGGCACGGTTCCTGCAACGGCAGCCCACTCTGGACGAGATCTTGGCCTCGGACCAAACACCCGGCGGCAGTGTGTGTATCGGGCGTGAGGAGTGCGCGGCGATCCTGGCGGTCTTGCGGCGCCATCGTGAAGTCGTGATCGTCGATACCGGCAGCAACGACCGGGCAGAGGGATTCCGGTGGGCGGTCGCCAACGCCACCCAGCTGGTGGTGCCGATCATCGGTCGCCGGGACGTGATCGTGTCAGCGCTGCGGCTACTGGACGGCATCGCCGAAGACGGTCATGAAGACCTGGCCGCACGCGCGGTGATCGCCCTGTGCGGCGGCGGCTCCCAGCAGGCCGAGATCACGGACACCTTGGCGTCCGCGGGGATTACGCGCGTCGTGCCGGTGCCATTCGACCCGGTATTGGCCGGCGGCGAACGCATCGTCGTCAGTCGCCTGGGCCGGCAGTCGGTGCGCGCCTGGACCGAAGTCGCGGCCACGGTGGCCGACAGTGTCGCGGAAACCCTTGCCGCCCGGCACCTTCCGATGCAGTCGCGGTTCGTCCCCGATACCCGATGGACCGCGAGTGCGGATGAGGCGACTCATCAGCGGCTGCTGGCGTACGCGCTGCGCGAAGGGCAGCTCTCGCGTAGTCGAACAGTCCGCACTCCCGCCTCCTGCGCCCCGGTCGAGGACCTCGACCCGGGCTGGTGA